The following proteins are encoded in a genomic region of Vicugna pacos chromosome 16, VicPac4, whole genome shotgun sequence:
- the NKIRAS2 gene encoding NF-kappa-B inhibitor-interacting Ras-like protein 2 codes for MGKSCKVVVCGQASVGKTSILEQLLYGNHVVGSEMIETQEDIYVGSIETDRGVREQVRFYDTRGLRDGAELPRHCFSCTDGYVLVYSTDSRESFQRVELLKKEIDKSKDKKEVTIVVLGNKCDLQEQRRVDPDVAQHWAKSEKVKLWEVSVADRRSLLEPFIYLASKMTQPQSKSAFPLSRKNKGSGSLDG; via the exons ATGGGGAAGAGCTGCAAGGTGGTCGTGTGTGGCCAGGCATCTGTGGGCAAAACGTCAATTCTGGAGCAGCTTCTATACGGGAACCACGTAGTGG GTTCTGAGATGATTGAAACTCAGGAGGACATCTATGTGGGCTCCATTGAGACCGACCGGGGGGTGCGGGAGCAGGTGCGTTTCTACGACACCCGGGGGCTCCGAGATGGGGCCGAGTTGCCCCGGCACTGCTTTTCCTGCACTGATGGCTATGTCCTGGTCTACAGCACAGACAGCCGAGAGTCCTTTCAGCGGGTGGAGCTGCTTAAGAAGGAGATTGACAAATCCAAGGACAAgaaggag GTCACCATCGTGGTCCTCGGCAACAAGTGTGACCTACAGGAGCAGCGGCGTGTAGACCCTGATGTGGCTCAGCACTGGGCCAAGTCAGAGAAGGTCAAGCTGTGGGAGGTGTCAGTGGCTGACCGCCGCTCCCTGCTGGAGCCTTTCATCTACTTGGCCAGCAAGATGACCCAGCCCCAGAGCAAGTCGGCCTTCCCACTCAGCCGCAAAAACAAGGGCAGCGGCTCCTTGGATGGCTGA
- the DNAJC7 gene encoding dnaJ homolog subfamily C member 7 isoform X1, producing MAAAAECDVVMAATEPELLDDEEAKREAESFKEQGNAYYAKKDYNEAYNYYTKAIDKCPKNASYYGNRAATLMMLGRFREALGDAQQSVRLDDSFVRGHLREGKCHLSLGNAMAACRSFQRALELDHKNAQAQQEFKNANAVIEYEKIAETDFEKRDFRKVVFCMDRALEFAPACHRFKILKAECLAMLGRYPEAQSVASDILRMDSTNADALYVRGLCLYYEDCIEKAVQFFVQALRMAPDHEKACVACRNAKALKAKKEDGNKAFKEGNYKLAYELYTEALRIDPNNIKTNAKLYCNRGTVNSKLRKLDDAIEDCTNAVKLDDTYIKAYLRRAQCYMDTEQYEEAVRDYEKVYQTEKTKEHKQLLKNAQMELKKSKRKDYYKILGVDKNASEDEIKKAYRKRALMHHPDRHSGASAEVQKEEEKKFKEVGEAFTILSDPKKKTRYDSGQDLDEEGMNMGDFDANNIFKAFFGGPGGFSFEASGPGNFFFQFG from the exons ATGGCGGCTGCCGCGGAGTGCGATGTGGTAATGGCGGCGACCGAGCCAGAGCTGCTGGACGATGAGGAAGCGAAGAG agAAGCAGAGTCTTTCAAGGAACAAGGAAATGCATACTATGCCAAGAAAGATTACAATGAAGCTTATAACTATTATACAAAAGCCATAG ATAAATGTCCTAAAAATGCTAGCTATTATGGGAATCGAGCAGCCACCTTGATGATGCTTGGAAGGTTCCGGGAAGCTCTTGGAGACGCACAGCAGTCAGTGAGGTTGGATGACAGTTTTGTCCGG GGACATCTAAGAGAAGGCAAATGCCACCTATCTCTAGGGAATGCCATGGCAGCATGTCGTAGTTTCCAGAGGGCCCTAGAGCTGGATCACAAAAATGCTCAGGCACAGCAGGAG TTCAAGAATGCTAATGCAGTCATAGAATATGAGAAAATAGCAGAAACGGATTTTGAGAAGCGGGATTTTCGGAAG gttgttttctgCATGGACCGTGCCCTAGAATTTGCCCCTGCCTGCCATCGCTTCAAAATCCTCAAAGCAGAATGTTTAGCAATGCTGGGTCGTTATCCAGAAGCACAGTCTGTGGCCAG TGACATTTTACGAATGGATTCCACCAATGCAGATGCTCTGTATGTACGAGGTCTTTGCCTTTATTATGAAGATTGTATTGAGAAGGCGGTTCAGTTTTTTGTACAGGCTCTCAGGATGGCTCCTGACCACGAGAAGGCCTGCGTTGCTTGCAGA AATGCCAAAGCACttaaagcaaagaaagaagatGGGAATAAAGCATTTAAGGAAGGAAATTACAAGCTAGCATATGAACTGTACACAGAAGCCCTGAGGATAGACCCCaacaatataaaaacaaatgctAAACTCTACTGTAATCGGGGTACGGTTAATTCCAAG CTTAGGAAACTAGATGATGCAATAGAAGACTGCACAAATGCAGTGAAGCTTGATGACACTTACATAAAAGCCTACTTGAGAAGAGCTCAGTG TTACATGGACACAGAACAGTATGAAGAAGCAGTACGGGACTATGAAAAAGTGTATCAGACGGAGAAAACAAAAG AACACAAACAGCTCCTAAAAAATGCACAGATGGAACTGAAGAAGAGTAAGAGGAAAGATTACTACAAGATTCTTGGAGTAGACAAGAATGCCTCTGAGGACGAGATCAAGAAAGCTTATCGGAAACGGGCCTTGATGCACCATCCAG ATCGGCACAGTGGAGCTAGTGCTGAAGttcagaaggaagaggagaaaaagttCAAAGAAGTCGGAGAAGCTTTTACCATTCTCTCTGACCCCAAGAAAAAGACTCGCTATGACAGTGGACAGGACCTGGATGAAGAGGGCATGAACATGGGTG ATTTTGATGCAAACAATATCTTCAAAGCATTCTTTGGCGGTCCTGGGGGCTTCAGCTTTGAAG CATCTGGTCCAGggaatttcttttttcaatttggCTAA
- the DNAJC7 gene encoding dnaJ homolog subfamily C member 7 isoform X2, giving the protein MWKLLRGRSREAESFKEQGNAYYAKKDYNEAYNYYTKAIDKCPKNASYYGNRAATLMMLGRFREALGDAQQSVRLDDSFVRGHLREGKCHLSLGNAMAACRSFQRALELDHKNAQAQQEFKNANAVIEYEKIAETDFEKRDFRKVVFCMDRALEFAPACHRFKILKAECLAMLGRYPEAQSVASDILRMDSTNADALYVRGLCLYYEDCIEKAVQFFVQALRMAPDHEKACVACRNAKALKAKKEDGNKAFKEGNYKLAYELYTEALRIDPNNIKTNAKLYCNRGTVNSKLRKLDDAIEDCTNAVKLDDTYIKAYLRRAQCYMDTEQYEEAVRDYEKVYQTEKTKEHKQLLKNAQMELKKSKRKDYYKILGVDKNASEDEIKKAYRKRALMHHPDRHSGASAEVQKEEEKKFKEVGEAFTILSDPKKKTRYDSGQDLDEEGMNMGDFDANNIFKAFFGGPGGFSFEASGPGNFFFQFG; this is encoded by the exons ATGTGGAAGTTACTTAGAGGTCGTTCCAG agAAGCAGAGTCTTTCAAGGAACAAGGAAATGCATACTATGCCAAGAAAGATTACAATGAAGCTTATAACTATTATACAAAAGCCATAG ATAAATGTCCTAAAAATGCTAGCTATTATGGGAATCGAGCAGCCACCTTGATGATGCTTGGAAGGTTCCGGGAAGCTCTTGGAGACGCACAGCAGTCAGTGAGGTTGGATGACAGTTTTGTCCGG GGACATCTAAGAGAAGGCAAATGCCACCTATCTCTAGGGAATGCCATGGCAGCATGTCGTAGTTTCCAGAGGGCCCTAGAGCTGGATCACAAAAATGCTCAGGCACAGCAGGAG TTCAAGAATGCTAATGCAGTCATAGAATATGAGAAAATAGCAGAAACGGATTTTGAGAAGCGGGATTTTCGGAAG gttgttttctgCATGGACCGTGCCCTAGAATTTGCCCCTGCCTGCCATCGCTTCAAAATCCTCAAAGCAGAATGTTTAGCAATGCTGGGTCGTTATCCAGAAGCACAGTCTGTGGCCAG TGACATTTTACGAATGGATTCCACCAATGCAGATGCTCTGTATGTACGAGGTCTTTGCCTTTATTATGAAGATTGTATTGAGAAGGCGGTTCAGTTTTTTGTACAGGCTCTCAGGATGGCTCCTGACCACGAGAAGGCCTGCGTTGCTTGCAGA AATGCCAAAGCACttaaagcaaagaaagaagatGGGAATAAAGCATTTAAGGAAGGAAATTACAAGCTAGCATATGAACTGTACACAGAAGCCCTGAGGATAGACCCCaacaatataaaaacaaatgctAAACTCTACTGTAATCGGGGTACGGTTAATTCCAAG CTTAGGAAACTAGATGATGCAATAGAAGACTGCACAAATGCAGTGAAGCTTGATGACACTTACATAAAAGCCTACTTGAGAAGAGCTCAGTG TTACATGGACACAGAACAGTATGAAGAAGCAGTACGGGACTATGAAAAAGTGTATCAGACGGAGAAAACAAAAG AACACAAACAGCTCCTAAAAAATGCACAGATGGAACTGAAGAAGAGTAAGAGGAAAGATTACTACAAGATTCTTGGAGTAGACAAGAATGCCTCTGAGGACGAGATCAAGAAAGCTTATCGGAAACGGGCCTTGATGCACCATCCAG ATCGGCACAGTGGAGCTAGTGCTGAAGttcagaaggaagaggagaaaaagttCAAAGAAGTCGGAGAAGCTTTTACCATTCTCTCTGACCCCAAGAAAAAGACTCGCTATGACAGTGGACAGGACCTGGATGAAGAGGGCATGAACATGGGTG ATTTTGATGCAAACAATATCTTCAAAGCATTCTTTGGCGGTCCTGGGGGCTTCAGCTTTGAAG CATCTGGTCCAGggaatttcttttttcaatttggCTAA